One Candidatus Paceibacterota bacterium genomic window carries:
- the rplK gene encoding 50S ribosomal protein L11: MAKKITKKIKLQIAAAKATPAPPLGPALGQAGINIGDFVTKFNAATQKMAGDKVSVKITVYEDRSYDFVVKTPPVTGLILKAAGIEKGSGKNATAKVGKITKKQAGEIAEKKMADLNAKDIEGAIRIVAGSARSMGVEVI; encoded by the coding sequence ATGGCAAAGAAAATAACAAAAAAAATTAAATTACAAATTGCGGCCGCCAAAGCGACTCCTGCGCCACCTTTGGGACCTGCGCTTGGTCAGGCTGGTATTAACATTGGAGACTTTGTTACTAAATTTAATGCTGCCACGCAAAAAATGGCTGGAGATAAGGTTTCTGTGAAGATCACTGTCTACGAAGATCGTAGTTATGATTTCGTTGTCAAAACTCCGCCTGTAACAGGACTTATCTTAAAAGCTGCCGGGATAGAAAAGGGTTCAGGTAAAAATGCTACTGCAAAAGTAGGTAAAATAACAAAAAAACAAGCAGGTGAAATTGCTGAAAAGAAAATGGCAGATTTAAATGCGAAAGATATAGAGGGAGCAATTCGCATCGTTGCCGGCTCCGCTCGAAGTATGGGGGTAGAAGTAATTTAA
- a CDS encoding cytidine/deoxycytidylate deaminase family protein yields the protein MKKAVKKTIKDKRPSWDEYFMKIAEVVATRSNCISPAKGSVIVIDKKIISTGYNGTPTNVKNCIDGGCVRCINVYKGKIPSGTYNYDKNSKSECVCCHGEENAIVHAAKHGISTKGATLYTSFAPCSWCAKMIINAGIIRIVAKEDYPTGLSVDILEQAKVTLDRIKL from the coding sequence ATGAAAAAGGCAGTTAAAAAAACCATAAAAGATAAGCGTCCGTCTTGGGATGAATATTTTATGAAAATTGCAGAGGTTGTCGCAACAAGATCCAATTGTATTAGTCCAGCCAAAGGATCCGTGATTGTAATAGATAAAAAAATTATTTCTACAGGATATAATGGTACACCCACTAATGTAAAAAACTGCATTGATGGTGGTTGTGTACGTTGCATTAATGTTTATAAAGGCAAAATACCATCAGGAACATACAATTATGATAAAAATAGTAAAAGTGAATGTGTATGTTGTCACGGGGAAGAAAATGCAATTGTACATGCTGCAAAGCATGGAATTAGTACCAAGGGAGCAACATTGTATACATCCTTTGCGCCATGCTCATGGTGTGCAAAGATGATTATTAATGCTGGAATAATTAGGATAGTTGCCAAAGAAGATTACCCAACCGGACTTTCTGTAGATATTTTAGAACAAGCAAAAGTTACACTTGATCGTATTAAATTATGA
- a CDS encoding dihydrofolate reductase: MISLIAAIGKNNELGKSNTLLWHLPVDMKHFKETTTLHPVIMGRKTFESIGHPLPNRRNIVITRNVNYKKEGVELAYSLNEALDLFPDQNEEIFIIGGAELYRQTMPIADKLYITHIDAEDKDADAFFPEIIPIVWNEVSHIEHEADEKNIYPYTFSIYEKFQ, translated from the coding sequence ATGATTTCTTTAATCGCCGCTATTGGTAAAAATAATGAACTAGGTAAAAGCAATACTTTGCTTTGGCATTTACCTGTCGATATGAAACATTTCAAGGAAACAACCACGCTTCATCCAGTAATAATGGGACGCAAGACTTTTGAATCCATAGGACATCCCCTGCCCAACAGAAGAAATATAGTGATCACTCGCAATGTGAATTATAAAAAAGAGGGCGTCGAACTCGCATACTCTCTAAACGAAGCTTTGGATTTATTCCCGGATCAAAATGAGGAAATTTTTATCATTGGTGGCGCAGAATTATACAGACAAACTATGCCTATCGCAGATAAACTTTATATTACCCACATAGATGCAGAAGATAAAGACGCAGATGCATTTTTCCCTGAAATTATTCCAATTGTTTGGAATGAAGTCTCGCACATTGAACATGAAGCAGATGAAAAAAATATTTATCCCTACACTTTTTCAATTTACGAAAAATTCCAATAA
- the thyA gene encoding thymidylate synthase — protein sequence MKAYLDIVKNVLENGEKVDTRQGTPAYTIAGTFFEHDMSKGFPLLTTKKMPFRLISTELEFFIKGITDKKWLLDKNNHIWDEWASPKKAPYGHDEASKKRMLEERDLGPIYGFQWRHFNAKYENYDTDYTGKGVDQLKRLIEILKTNPRDRRMIVNAWNPLQLEKMGLPPCHYSFQVTTINGKLNLMWNQRSVDTMLGLPFNIASYALLLHLIAKEAGLKEGKLVGFLADVHLFENHVEGAKEQLSRDPQKYSLPKIETENWKSIFDWKAEDTKVLNYQSYGRIPFEIAI from the coding sequence ATGAAAGCCTACTTAGATATAGTAAAGAATGTTTTAGAAAATGGAGAAAAAGTGGACACTCGCCAAGGCACTCCTGCATATACAATAGCCGGAACTTTTTTTGAACACGATATGTCAAAAGGATTTCCTTTATTAACAACAAAAAAAATGCCTTTTCGCCTTATTTCTACTGAATTAGAATTTTTTATAAAAGGGATCACGGACAAAAAATGGCTGTTAGATAAAAATAATCATATCTGGGATGAATGGGCTTCCCCTAAGAAAGCACCCTATGGACACGATGAAGCTTCTAAAAAAAGAATGCTAGAAGAAAGAGACCTAGGACCGATTTATGGATTTCAATGGAGACATTTTAATGCTAAATATGAAAATTATGATACTGATTACACAGGCAAGGGGGTAGATCAATTAAAAAGACTTATAGAAATATTAAAAACAAATCCAAGAGATCGCCGAATGATTGTGAATGCGTGGAATCCTCTTCAGCTAGAAAAAATGGGGCTTCCCCCTTGTCATTATTCTTTTCAAGTCACCACTATTAATGGGAAATTAAATTTAATGTGGAATCAGCGTTCAGTTGATACCATGCTCGGTCTTCCATTCAACATTGCAAGCTATGCTTTACTACTTCATCTTATTGCTAAAGAAGCAGGGTTAAAAGAAGGAAAACTTGTTGGATTTTTAGCAGATGTTCATCTTTTTGAAAACCATGTGGAGGGTGCAAAAGAACAACTTTCTCGAGACCCGCAAAAATATTCATTACCAAAAATAGAGACAGAAAATTGGAAATCTATTTTCGATTGGAAAGCTGAAGACACCAAAGTTCTAAATTATCAAAGTTATGGCAGAATTCCTTTTGAGATAGCAATATAA
- a CDS encoding DEAD/DEAH box helicase yields the protein MYAQKKANPKKFGGHTSFKTSTRSFGGKSSFGRRKFNNSRPSFKKGGSSKRSRGERIDFSRFIKKGTHIEEKPYVAKHSFADFPFNPQLHKNIERAGFTNPRPIQDQAMSAVIEGKDVFGMANTGTGKTAAFLLPLIEKIAKTKGQKKRETVLIMAPTRELALQIETDFKNLAFGFGMFSVACVGGLPIMKQIREIKMGVSFVIGTPGRLRDLIEKKVLDLSTCHSVVLDEADRMLDMGFRDDMVYIIGKTATERQTLFFSATLSPEIKKLTEQYLKNPVFISVISGETAKNIDQDVIRVRTKEEKLEKLHEVLSKDGSNKVLIFREMKHSVDTLTKELAHMGFKVGCIHGDKRSRERIRTLDSFKKDQISILIATDVAARGLDIPDVTHVINYDVPQTYDTYVHRIGRTGRSGKKGTALTFVPA from the coding sequence ATGTACGCACAAAAAAAGGCTAATCCAAAGAAATTTGGAGGTCACACTTCTTTTAAAACGTCTACCCGTTCTTTTGGCGGGAAATCTAGTTTTGGCAGAAGAAAATTTAATAATTCAAGACCCTCTTTTAAAAAAGGCGGATCAAGTAAAAGATCTCGCGGAGAACGGATCGATTTTTCTCGTTTCATAAAAAAAGGAACGCATATAGAAGAAAAGCCGTATGTAGCAAAACACTCTTTTGCAGATTTTCCTTTTAATCCGCAACTTCATAAAAATATTGAGAGAGCGGGATTTACGAATCCACGCCCTATCCAAGACCAAGCTATGTCTGCAGTGATAGAAGGCAAGGATGTTTTCGGCATGGCAAATACAGGCACCGGCAAGACGGCAGCTTTCTTACTTCCTTTGATTGAAAAAATTGCAAAAACCAAAGGACAAAAGAAAAGAGAAACAGTTTTAATAATGGCGCCGACTCGCGAACTTGCTTTACAGATAGAAACAGATTTTAAAAATCTTGCTTTCGGTTTCGGAATGTTTTCGGTAGCTTGCGTGGGAGGCTTGCCAATCATGAAACAAATTAGAGAAATAAAAATGGGAGTTTCTTTTGTTATTGGCACTCCGGGGCGTTTGCGGGACTTGATTGAAAAAAAGGTTTTAGATCTTTCCACTTGCCATTCAGTAGTGCTTGATGAAGCAGACCGAATGCTCGATATGGGATTTCGGGATGATATGGTTTACATTATAGGAAAAACAGCGACCGAAAGACAAACCCTTTTCTTTTCAGCGACTCTTTCTCCAGAAATCAAAAAATTAACAGAACAATATTTAAAAAATCCTGTTTTCATTTCTGTAATTTCTGGTGAGACAGCAAAAAATATTGATCAAGATGTGATTCGCGTAAGAACTAAGGAAGAAAAATTAGAAAAACTGCACGAAGTTTTAAGTAAAGACGGTTCAAACAAAGTTTTAATTTTCAGGGAAATGAAACATAGCGTGGACACATTAACTAAAGAACTTGCCCATATGGGATTCAAGGTGGGGTGCATTCATGGCGACAAAAGGAGCCGTGAGCGCATTCGTACTTTAGATTCATTTAAAAAAGATCAAATAAGTATTTTGATTGCGACAGATGTGGCGGCGAGAGGTCTCGATATTCCAGATGTTACTCATGTTATCAACTATGACGTGCCGCAAACCTATGACACTTACGTGCACCGCATAGGCCGAACAGGCCGTAGCGGTAAAAAAGGCACCGCGCTGACTTTTGTACCAGCGTAA
- a CDS encoding bL28 family ribosomal protein, whose product MITKKGPIIGGGYSNRTRATQFNPTGKKKKYPNLQKKRIFIPELNKTINIEVSARGMRTMKKRGTYATLLKAGLIKG is encoded by the coding sequence ATGATAACTAAAAAGGGTCCAATCATTGGAGGCGGGTATTCCAACAGAACTCGTGCCACTCAATTCAACCCAACCGGTAAGAAAAAAAAGTACCCAAATCTTCAAAAGAAGAGAATTTTTATACCTGAATTAAACAAAACCATCAATATAGAAGTCAGCGCTAGGGGTATGCGCACCATGAAAAAGCGAGGCACTTATGCCACTCTCCTCAAAGCTGGGCTAATAAAAGGCTAA
- a CDS encoding site-2 protease family protein: MQGTDAIFYITILIMSIVIHEVSHGFMAEYFGDDTARDAGRLTLNPIKHLDLFGSILLPAVLIFSHAGFLFGWAKPVPYNPNNLSDKKWGTIAVASAGVLANFLIAIIFGIIIRVSASFDLPAGFYFITSAIVIVNLALGIFNLVPIPPLDGSKILFSFLPERAFSFILAYEQYSLILLLVFIVFFSDYLYPILAFLFHLVTGLVL; the protein is encoded by the coding sequence ATGCAAGGTACTGATGCAATTTTTTATATAACTATACTTATTATGTCGATAGTTATTCACGAAGTTTCTCATGGTTTTATGGCGGAATATTTTGGTGATGATACCGCTCGTGATGCTGGTCGCCTGACCTTAAATCCAATTAAGCATTTAGATTTATTTGGTTCCATACTTTTGCCGGCGGTTTTGATTTTTTCGCATGCAGGTTTTCTTTTTGGCTGGGCAAAACCAGTACCTTATAATCCAAACAATTTGAGTGACAAGAAATGGGGGACTATCGCTGTCGCTTCTGCTGGTGTTCTAGCCAATTTTCTTATTGCGATTATCTTTGGAATTATCATTCGCGTTTCAGCTTCTTTTGATTTGCCTGCCGGTTTTTACTTTATAACTTCCGCAATTGTGATTGTAAATTTAGCTCTAGGTATTTTTAATCTAGTCCCGATTCCTCCTTTGGATGGTTCAAAAATACTTTTTTCTTTTTTACCCGAGAGAGCTTTTTCTTTTATTCTAGCTTATGAGCAATATTCTTTAATTCTTCTACTTGTTTTCATTGTTTTCTTTTCTGATTATTTATACCCGATATTAGCGTTTCTTTTTCATTTGGTAACTGGGTTGGTATTGTAA
- the rpsL gene encoding 30S ribosomal protein S12: MPTINQLIKKNRTKVRSKHKTVALAKGFNVLKNRPVFFPSPFKRGVCTKVSTTTPKKPNSALRKIARVRLTNGMEVTAYIPGEGHNLQEHSVVMLRGGRVKDLIGVRYHIVRGVLDTQGVEKRRQSRSLYGNKKPKKEVKK; the protein is encoded by the coding sequence ATGCCAACAATAAACCAATTAATTAAGAAAAATAGAACAAAAGTTCGCTCCAAGCACAAGACAGTGGCTTTGGCGAAAGGTTTTAATGTCTTAAAAAATAGACCAGTATTTTTTCCTTCACCTTTCAAGCGAGGAGTTTGCACAAAAGTTTCCACCACTACTCCTAAAAAGCCAAACTCCGCCTTGCGTAAGATTGCGAGAGTCAGATTGACAAATGGCATGGAAGTGACCGCCTATATCCCAGGGGAAGGACACAATTTGCAAGAACACTCTGTCGTGATGCTTCGCGGAGGACGTGTGAAAGACTTGATCGGAGTAAGATATCACATCGTACGCGGAGTTTTGGACACTCAAGGAGTAGAAAAGAGGAGACAATCCAGATCGCTTTATGGAAATAAAAAACCTAAAAAAGAAGTAAAAAAATAA
- the rpsG gene encoding 30S ribosomal protein S7, with translation MRRKVKNRNIVKPDFVYNSQKLEKFINYVMWSGKKETSRKIIYSAFDIIKEKTGNPNPLEIFDLALRNAGPMTEVRSKRIGGANYQVPVEVRAERRLALAMRWIRDAARNKKGSPMHISLADELIAASKNEGSAIKKKEDTHKMAEANKAFAHFAW, from the coding sequence ATGAGACGCAAAGTAAAAAATAGAAACATAGTGAAGCCTGATTTCGTTTATAATTCTCAAAAACTAGAGAAGTTTATTAACTATGTCATGTGGTCCGGAAAGAAAGAAACTTCTAGAAAAATAATCTACAGCGCTTTTGACATAATCAAGGAAAAAACAGGCAATCCAAATCCTTTAGAAATTTTTGATTTAGCTTTGAGAAATGCCGGTCCGATGACCGAAGTGCGCTCCAAACGCATCGGAGGTGCTAACTATCAAGTGCCTGTCGAGGTCCGCGCAGAACGCCGACTTGCTCTAGCGATGCGCTGGATTCGTGATGCAGCTCGAAATAAAAAAGGTTCTCCGATGCATATAAGCCTCGCTGATGAATTGATTGCCGCTTCCAAGAACGAGGGTTCAGCTATTAAAAAGAAAGAAGATACTCACAAGATGGCAGAGGCCAATAAAGCTTTTGCGCACTTTGCTTGGTAG
- the fusA gene encoding elongation factor G codes for MERDYPLEKVRNIGIIAHIDAGKTTTTERVLFYTGVSHKIGEVHDGETTTDWMEQERERGITITSAAVTCFWTPTYASPTDKSKKHRFNIIDTPGHIDFTVEVKRSLRVLDGAVVVFDGVAGVEPQSETNWRYADEAKVPRICFINKLDRTGASFEHSFATILDRLTKKAVRMQIPIGLEEKHEGVIDLLKMKAYYFEGEMGNKVVEKEIPEELKAEAEKYHAELIEKIVETDDAMMTEYLEGVIPNIDVLKKTLRKAVIANEIFPVFAGSALKNKGVQLVLDAVVDYLPAPTDIPPIPGINPDTEESMVRHADDKEPFAALAFKVATDPFVGQIIFFRVYSGSLMAGSYVYNPRTRNKERIGRILRMHANDREEVKQVFAGEIAAAVGLKDTITSDTICDENNPIELNRIVFPEPVISLRIEPKTKADQEKMGMALNRLAQEDPTFKVSSDQETGETIIAGMGELHLEIIVDRMKREFTVEANVGKPQVAYRETITGNSEAEGKYIKQSGGRGNYGHVKIKVKPMEMLTKEELEDLPKNTKRSPGFEFINTIKGGVIPQEYIAPCEKGFKEGLDRGILAGFKIVNVSVELWDGSYHEVDSNEMAFKIAASMAIQDACRRANPVILEPMMKVEVVTPDKFMGDVTGNLSSKRGLIEGMEDRGMNKVIKAIVPLSEMFGYMTGLRSMTEGRASFTMEFFRYDIVPNNVAETIIAARK; via the coding sequence ATGGAAAGAGATTACCCTTTAGAAAAAGTCAGGAATATTGGAATTATTGCGCACATTGATGCGGGGAAGACGACTACAACGGAGCGGGTGCTTTTTTATACTGGAGTTTCGCACAAGATAGGTGAAGTGCATGATGGAGAAACTACTACAGACTGGATGGAGCAAGAACGCGAACGTGGAATCACTATTACATCCGCGGCTGTGACATGTTTCTGGACTCCCACATATGCATCTCCGACCGACAAATCAAAGAAACATCGTTTTAATATTATTGACACCCCAGGACACATTGATTTCACAGTAGAAGTGAAGCGTTCTCTTCGTGTTCTCGATGGAGCTGTTGTCGTTTTCGATGGCGTCGCAGGAGTGGAACCGCAGTCCGAAACAAACTGGCGCTATGCGGATGAAGCGAAAGTTCCACGAATTTGTTTCATAAATAAATTAGACAGAACGGGTGCCTCCTTTGAGCATTCTTTTGCAACTATCCTTGACCGTCTGACAAAAAAAGCCGTTCGTATGCAGATCCCTATCGGGCTTGAGGAAAAACATGAAGGGGTTATCGATCTGCTAAAAATGAAAGCTTATTATTTCGAGGGAGAGATGGGCAACAAAGTTGTCGAAAAAGAAATTCCGGAAGAATTAAAAGCTGAAGCAGAAAAATATCACGCCGAACTCATTGAAAAGATAGTGGAGACAGATGACGCAATGATGACTGAATACCTTGAGGGGGTTATTCCAAATATAGATGTCTTAAAGAAAACTTTACGTAAAGCCGTAATTGCTAACGAAATTTTTCCTGTATTTGCTGGTTCGGCATTGAAAAATAAAGGTGTTCAACTAGTGCTCGACGCCGTCGTTGATTACTTACCAGCGCCTACTGACATTCCTCCTATCCCTGGAATTAATCCAGATACTGAAGAGTCTATGGTTCGACATGCGGATGATAAAGAGCCTTTTGCGGCTCTTGCTTTTAAAGTGGCGACAGATCCATTTGTCGGACAAATTATTTTTTTCCGTGTTTATTCTGGTAGCTTGATGGCCGGAAGTTATGTTTACAATCCGCGCACAAGAAATAAAGAACGTATTGGTAGAATCTTGCGGATGCATGCTAATGACAGAGAAGAAGTAAAACAGGTTTTTGCGGGAGAAATAGCCGCTGCGGTAGGATTAAAAGATACCATTACCTCAGATACCATTTGTGATGAAAACAATCCTATCGAACTAAATAGAATTGTTTTTCCTGAGCCAGTTATTTCATTACGTATTGAACCAAAGACAAAGGCGGACCAAGAAAAAATGGGTATGGCCCTCAATCGTCTTGCTCAAGAAGACCCGACCTTTAAAGTCAGCAGTGATCAAGAAACAGGGGAGACTATTATCGCCGGGATGGGAGAACTTCATCTTGAAATTATTGTTGATCGTATGAAAAGAGAGTTTACTGTAGAGGCAAATGTCGGCAAACCACAAGTAGCTTATCGAGAAACCATTACTGGAAATTCTGAAGCAGAAGGAAAATACATCAAGCAGTCCGGCGGGCGCGGAAACTACGGGCATGTGAAGATAAAAGTGAAGCCGATGGAAATGCTAACCAAAGAAGAATTGGAAGATTTGCCAAAAAATACAAAAAGGTCTCCTGGTTTTGAATTCATTAATACTATTAAAGGTGGTGTGATTCCTCAGGAATACATTGCCCCTTGTGAAAAGGGATTCAAAGAAGGATTAGATCGTGGTATTTTAGCTGGATTCAAGATAGTGAATGTTTCAGTAGAACTTTGGGATGGAAGTTATCACGAAGTGGATTCAAACGAAATGGCTTTCAAAATTGCCGCCAGTATGGCTATTCAAGATGCTTGTCGTCGCGCCAATCCTGTTATTCTAGAACCGATGATGAAGGTGGAGGTTGTTACTCCAGATAAATTCATGGGAGATGTTACTGGAAATCTTTCTTCAAAGCGCGGACTAATAGAAGGGATGGAAGACCGCGGAATGAACAAGGTAATAAAAGCTATTGTGCCTCTTTCGGAAATGTTTGGTTATATGACGGGACTTCGTTCTATGACCGAAGGCCGGGCATCTTTTACGATGGAATTCTTTAGATACGACATTGTGCCGAACAACGTCGCTGAAACTATTATCGCAGCAAGAAAATAA
- the tuf gene encoding elongation factor Tu translates to MMAEEFKRDKPHVNVGTIGHVDHGKTTLTAAILHVLNLAGKTVRLRGVDQIDNAPEEKARGITINISHNEYATDARHYAHIDAPGHADYIKNMITGAAQMDGAILVVAATDGAMPQTREHVLLAKQVGVPKIIVFLNKCDMVDDKDMIDMVEEEIRELLTKQGFDGANAPVIRGSALKALEAKSIDDEWAKKVLELTNALDTYIPVPERDVSKPFLMPVEDIFSIEGRGTVVTGKIERGVIKVGEEVEIVGIKPTQKSVVTGIEMFNKNLQEGMAGDNAGILLRGLKKEDITRGQVLAKPGTVTPHDNFTCEIYVLKKEEGGRHTPFFKGYKPQFYIRTTDVTGDVLLSEGVEMVMPGDTVKLTVKLVTPVALEESQRFAVREGGKTVGAGVVTKILG, encoded by the coding sequence ATTATGGCAGAAGAATTTAAAAGAGATAAGCCGCACGTAAACGTCGGCACCATTGGTCACGTTGACCATGGAAAGACCACCTTAACAGCTGCAATTTTACATGTTTTAAATTTAGCAGGAAAAACTGTAAGACTTCGAGGGGTTGATCAAATCGACAATGCTCCTGAAGAAAAAGCTCGCGGAATCACTATTAACATTTCTCACAATGAGTATGCTACTGACGCTCGTCACTATGCGCACATCGATGCTCCTGGACACGCGGACTATATTAAAAACATGATTACTGGTGCCGCTCAAATGGACGGCGCTATTCTCGTGGTTGCAGCGACAGACGGTGCTATGCCTCAGACTCGCGAACACGTTCTTCTTGCAAAACAAGTTGGTGTTCCAAAAATCATAGTGTTCTTAAACAAGTGCGATATGGTTGACGACAAAGACATGATTGACATGGTAGAAGAAGAAATCCGAGAACTTCTAACCAAACAAGGTTTTGATGGCGCAAATGCTCCAGTTATTCGCGGTTCTGCTCTTAAGGCTCTCGAAGCAAAATCTATTGACGATGAATGGGCAAAGAAAGTTCTTGAACTTACAAATGCTCTTGACACATACATTCCAGTTCCTGAAAGAGATGTTTCCAAACCATTCCTTATGCCAGTTGAAGATATCTTTTCAATTGAAGGCCGTGGAACAGTGGTAACGGGTAAAATAGAAAGAGGAGTTATAAAAGTTGGAGAAGAAGTTGAAATCGTCGGTATCAAGCCAACTCAGAAATCAGTTGTTACTGGTATCGAAATGTTTAACAAAAACCTACAAGAAGGAATGGCTGGAGACAATGCCGGAATTCTTCTTCGAGGTTTAAAGAAAGAAGACATCACTCGCGGACAAGTTTTGGCAAAGCCGGGCACTGTTACTCCTCACGATAACTTCACTTGTGAAATTTACGTTTTGAAAAAAGAAGAAGGCGGACGTCATACTCCATTCTTCAAGGGTTACAAGCCTCAATTTTATATCAGAACTACAGACGTTACCGGCGATGTTCTCTTATCCGAGGGCGTAGAAATGGTTATGCCTGGAGATACAGTAAAACTTACAGTCAAATTAGTTACTCCTGTTGCGCTTGAAGAATCACAGAGATTCGCAGTTCGAGAGGGAGGAAAGACTGTGGGTGCAGGGGTCGTTACAAAAATATTGGGCTAG
- the rpsJ gene encoding 30S ribosomal protein S10 — protein sequence MPKASLQKEKKGEGKVVLRIRVRAYESKILDASIKQIIDTASRYDAQIVGPVPLPTEIKKYTVNRSAFIYKNTREQFEIRVHKRLIDIINPNAKTVEALSNLSLPSGVDIDVKMM from the coding sequence ATGCCGAAAGCTTCGCTTCAAAAAGAAAAAAAGGGCGAAGGGAAAGTGGTTTTGCGTATCCGAGTTCGCGCTTACGAAAGCAAGATTTTAGACGCATCTATCAAGCAAATAATAGATACAGCTTCTCGTTATGATGCGCAAATAGTAGGTCCTGTTCCTTTGCCGACTGAAATAAAAAAATATACGGTAAATCGCTCTGCTTTTATTTACAAAAATACGCGAGAACAATTTGAAATAAGAGTACACAAAAGATTGATCGATATAATAAACCCAAATGCAAAGACAGTTGAGGCGCTTTCCAATCTTTCTCTTCCTTCTGGAGTTGATATAGATGTGAAAATGATGTAA
- the rplC gene encoding 50S ribosomal protein L3, protein MKFILGTKENMAEYFSPDGTVFPVTIVTAGPVTVTRIFEKSKDGYDSVQVGFGAQKKERVSKGSAGAMKGAFYKTLKEFRLKPADKVLSKEGDIIDVGAFVAGDKIEVASVSKGKGFQGVVKRHGFAGGPRSHGQKHSEREPGSIGGGLRTHVPKGMRMAGRMGSDRIMQKNLQVVFVDKENNLMLIKGAIAGRKGTLVEIVSRETAL, encoded by the coding sequence ATGAAATTTATACTAGGAACAAAAGAAAATATGGCAGAATACTTTTCTCCCGACGGGACTGTTTTTCCAGTGACGATAGTAACAGCAGGGCCAGTAACAGTTACCAGAATTTTTGAAAAATCCAAAGATGGCTATGATTCTGTGCAAGTAGGTTTTGGCGCGCAAAAGAAAGAAAGAGTTTCAAAAGGGAGCGCTGGAGCAATGAAAGGCGCCTTTTATAAAACTCTAAAAGAATTTAGACTAAAACCTGCTGATAAAGTTCTATCCAAAGAAGGAGACATCATAGATGTGGGAGCTTTTGTTGCCGGTGATAAAATAGAAGTTGCGAGTGTTTCGAAAGGTAAGGGTTTTCAAGGGGTCGTGAAACGCCATGGTTTTGCCGGCGGTCCGCGATCTCACGGTCAAAAACATTCTGAAAGAGAGCCTGGAAGTATCGGCGGAGGGTTACGTACTCATGTTCCTAAGGGAATGAGAATGGCGGGCAGAATGGGGTCCGATCGCATAATGCAAAAAAACTTGCAAGTTGTTTTTGTTGATAAAGAAAATAATTTAATGCTTATCAAAGGAGCGATCGCTGGCCGAAAAGGGACATTAGTGGAAATAGTTAGCAGAGAAACAGCGCTTTAG
- the rplD gene encoding 50S ribosomal protein L4: MEAKKTKTKSETEMKAKIYNQKGAEAGEINLPAKVFAAKWRADLVHQVVEGMRSNKRAGTADTKDRGEVRGGGKKPWKQKGTGRARHGSSRSPIWVGGGVTHGPLSDKNYKRKISKKMRAQALFSVLSKKLKDNEIIFIDSLSMSKIKTKSALDVVKNLAKASGYKTLANSKKPRVLTALFGRDEKAEKSFRNLPQMEIVFLKNLNPLDVLNHQYLLIEKPAEAVKFLESRG, translated from the coding sequence ATGGAAGCAAAAAAAACAAAAACAAAATCAGAAACCGAGATGAAGGCAAAGATATACAATCAAAAAGGAGCTGAAGCAGGAGAAATAAATCTTCCGGCTAAGGTTTTTGCTGCCAAGTGGCGGGCGGATTTGGTGCATCAGGTGGTAGAAGGAATGCGTTCTAATAAGCGTGCTGGTACGGCCGACACTAAAGATCGCGGAGAAGTGCGCGGAGGCGGCAAAAAACCTTGGAAACAAAAAGGGACTGGTCGCGCACGACACGGGTCTAGCAGAAGTCCTATTTGGGTTGGTGGAGGTGTTACCCACGGTCCGCTCTCTGATAAAAATTATAAAAGAAAAATTTCCAAAAAAATGCGCGCGCAAGCACTATTTTCTGTGCTTTCTAAAAAACTAAAGGATAATGAAATAATTTTTATTGATTCGTTGTCGATGTCTAAAATAAAAACAAAATCCGCATTGGATGTCGTAAAAAATTTGGCGAAAGCAAGCGGTTATAAAACATTGGCAAATTCAAAGAAGCCGCGAGTTCTGACTGCGCTTTTTGGAAGAGACGAAAAAGCAGAAAAGAGTTTTCGAAATTTGCCCCAGATGGAAATAGTTTTTCTTAAAAATTTAAATCCGCTCGACGTGCTTAATCATCAATATCTTTTAATAGAGAAACCTGCAGAGGCAGTTAAATTTTTAGAATCAAGAGGTTAG